Sequence from the Hoplias malabaricus isolate fHopMal1 chromosome 10, fHopMal1.hap1, whole genome shotgun sequence genome:
CTATGTAGCCAAACTCCCTCCAATAGGTTTGATCAGGATATTCTGGTTTGCATGTCGATCCGTTCAACTCCTTCTTCTCCTCTGAGAATATCATGTTTGGCAGGGAAGCCATCAGACTGAGTAGCCACATAAAACAGGCCAGGGCCACATTGGCTAAGTGCTGCCTGGAAATTAGCGAGGTCTGGGAATGGACAATGACAACATAACGATCCACCGTCATCAGGATCATGAAGAAGATACTGCCGTAGAAGCCCAGCATATAGAAGGATGTCACAGCCTTGCACATGAAGTTTCCAAAGGTCCAGTGGCTCTTGGCGGCAAAGTGGGCCCAGAAGGGCAGAGAGATGAGGAACAGCAGATCAGCCATAGCCAGGTTCAAGAGGCACATGTCGGCCATATTTGATCTCTGGCGATATTTGATGAGGACATACGCCACCAGGCCATTGCCAATGAATCCTGCTATGAAGACCATGCTGTAGAGAGTGGGGAGGAAAACTTGTCCGAAGTCCTTTACATCACTGTTTTGGCAGGGTGCGCCCTCGTTTTTATAATTATTGTAATCACTATAgtctgtttaaaaaagaaaaaataaacaatattaatcAATTGGAATGTAAGGACACAGCATGCTAGATGTTCATTAAACACTTTCACTAACCATAAAACATTTAGAACAAGTTAGTTTTACAATttagaaatgttaaaaattCAATGTAAACCCAATTTATACAAATCTTACTCTCTGCATCTGATAATTATAACACACACGACAGTTGTGatcagctgtaattttaagcatACTTTCTTGATTTAAAAAgtaaagtatttttatttattcatatataccacagagaaacacacatgcatctacatacatttttttaaaacaaaccttTCAATCATCTCATTATTCACCTTCttctaataaaacacacaaaacacagtccttaCACCTTTCAAACATcactatgcctcactttctttatataaaacacacatactATGGtttttactccttttaatctatacacAGGCATTtgtacttttatatttttttcagctctggctctgttctgtaacGTTGCTGTTCTACACTCCACTTTCAAACACagggccaatatttcctctcattttactccgtcCCTGGTCAAggggctttttgggtctggtaaaatataacattaactctgttctcTTGGTAATTTCATGGCTGtgagacactgtttgtagacctggcaggtgtgggtttggactgtaatgtgattggacagagggcgggatCATAGGAGCTCTGCAGcagactgggcacttctcaaagagaatatactacTTCAGCAATTCGAGCGAAAGAATTTCAATAAAAAGACTAAGAGAAAGACAGTGCAGTGGACCAGTTGAACACATAATttggaaataaaacaaacaaacccacaaaaaGGAATTGAAAGTGCTccgtctgaggttttttttcttgaCTGTGGTCAGGGCAGGGACAGTTATTTTTCTGCTCTGCTATTTTACAAACTCAGAGTGACAATTCTGCAACCATCAATTCCACACGTCATGTTTCACTCTGATCTCATCATGCTGGTGAACAGTGATAAACCGTCCCACCCTGACTCTGACCTGTTTATATGTGGCTCTGCTATGgttaaaacaagcaaaacacTGACACATCTACTTTTCCCATGAAAACtggagcaggtgtgtgtgtgtgtgtgtgtggataacACCCGGATTCCAAAATCGTGTATAAACCTGTTCAAGGCCAAAGTTTGTAATGTGTGAAGGAATAGTTATATCGTACAGATTgttcataaacaaacaaatcactATTCTGTCCACCCTGTACCAACTCtgcagtttgtaaaacaatctgAAACACTGTAGACTCTGCACTGAACTGTAGTGAGTGCATTCAAACTAATTACAGCAATATAAT
This genomic interval carries:
- the LOC136708868 gene encoding C-C chemokine receptor type 5-like; its protein translation is MNVSSENNTGDYSDYNNYKNEGAPCQNSDVKDFGQVFLPTLYSMVFIAGFIGNGLVAYVLIKYRQRSNMADMCLLNLAMADLLFLISLPFWAHFAAKSHWTFGNFMCKAVTSFYMLGFYGSIFFMILMTVDRYVVIVHSQTSLISRQHLANVALACFMWLLSLMASLPNMIFSEEKKELNGSTCKPEYPDQTYWREFGYIELNILGLILPLLIMVFCYSQIIYTLYHMKSQKKHKSIRLILVLVIVFFVFWTPYNVVAFLKLLQQTGHLQECSWQYNLNLSMQWVETIAFSHCCLNPIIYAFVGQKFRRLFIKTLKQSFPGCFKYCKTLSTELSEKKSSVHLRSTAMTNNE